GCTTTTAAACCATAAACACGTTCCAATCAGCAGCTTGTTAGTTCTCGAGTAAAagttgttggtgttttattgatgttttattgACATGTTTGCGTCTGATTCAGCTTTCCACTGAGATGGCCCGAGCGGAGACCATCGAGAGTGTTGGAGAACCcgtaggaggaagaggaggcggaggaggaggcggaggaggaggaaatggccCTGTTCACTGCTACGATTGCCGCATGGAGGTGCCGCGACCCCTCCACACCTGGCCGTGCCTGCGcaacaccaccaccgccaccaccaccaccacaggcTTCGGTCCCGTCCACCTGCACCCTAATCACCACCTGCACCCTTTCCGGGCTCTCTACCTGTCGTACTCGCTGCCTTCGCACCACCcggaggccgaggaggaggaggaggaggaggaggaggagccccGCCGCACGGCGCTATCGCCATCATcgacgcctcctcctcctcctcctatgcCGCCGAGGCACAGGAGAAACGAGGGGAGCGGAGATGGAGTCTCAGGAGAACAGCCAGGTAGGATGCGACGGTGTTTACTTGAAACTAAACAGGTTTTTCACGAGAAGAGAACAGCATGTGGACTAGTTCTCCTGCTTTTTCTGACAGACAGGAGAAAGGACGCGGCGTACTCAGAGATCTGTATCTGCACGGCATTAATCATTAAGCCTCTCGGTAACAGCCAGAGCTGATTTAAGgcctctgctgcaggaaggagcttgcacagttgaggaaacgtcagaTGAGCAGTTTGCCTCCCAGACCCACACCCTTAAGTAAACACGAGCGTTATCAGCTCGCAGGAGGGTATCGGTTTGAGTGTGCCGCCGGCTGCACAGCCGgggctttttttatttctgcgaTTGGGAGTTTGTTTGGCCAGTCtcgatgaggagaaggagggagggagggacaggtggagggagatgaagaggaaaaaatgtgttACAGCTGTCAAGCATGTGACTCCTCTGTTGCAGAATGGCCTTGTAACCAGCAGGTCTT
This sequence is a window from Mugil cephalus isolate CIBA_MC_2020 chromosome 9, CIBA_Mcephalus_1.1, whole genome shotgun sequence. Protein-coding genes within it:
- the LOC125014094 gene encoding uncharacterized protein LOC125014094 translates to MARAETIESVGEPVGGRGGGGGGGGGGNGPVHCYDCRMEVPRPLHTWPCLRNTTTATTTTTGFGPVHLHPNHHLHPFRALYLSYSLPSHHPEAEEEEEEEEEEPRRTALSPSSTPPPPPPMPPRHRRNEGSGDGVSGEQPGSDREERREASRRHGPLPDLLPQNEHPSWAAPHHNHHHHHHQHHHQAPTGEAALEADIMRVANQLRTIGDEFNSTVIRRVRLAPRWQDWRDVCRGLVNFLAQTLSPLYRLT